The genomic stretch CGTCTTCTTCGTCCTCTGCGTCATCGTCATGTACGGCGAGGACATCCGGTCGCTCACGATCGAGCCGCTGACGCGCGTGCCGCCCGTGCTAACGGTGCCGGCGGCCACCACgggtggtgctgctgctgctggagctGGTGGCCGGCAAGTGGTGGTGCCCCGGCGAGACATCTCCGCTTCGGAGAAGCCCGCCGCCGCGTTGCACCACAGCGAGCAGGAGAAGCCGAAGCACGCGGTgaccacgacgacgacgacgactgagCCGGCGCCGGTGGCTGTCGTCGAGAAGCCGCCTCAGGATAAGGTGGACACCACCAAGCAGAGCAAGAAGAAGACGtcgtccaagaagaaggcgaagaagaAGCCCCGCAGGCAGCGCGCGGCGAAGAAGACGGTGGTGCCGCCGGCGCTGGGCGTGCCGGAGACGTGCGACCTGTCCAAGGGGCGGTGGGTGTTCGACAACACGAGCTACCCGCTGTACCGGGAGGAGGAGTGCCAGTTCCTGACGTCGCAGGTGACGTGCATGAAGAACGGCCGCCGCGACGACACCTACCAGAAGTGGCGGTGGCAGCCCAAGGACTGCTCCATGCCCAGGTACATACTACGACACACCTACCATCCAGGAAGTggcctcgctcgctcgctcgctcggctGGCCATCCATATGCATGCCTGCCATGCGCACATATAAACGGCAAGGCCGGCCGGCCTTTCAATTCCATTGCAGGTTCGACGCGAAGCTGTTCATGGAGAGGCTCCGGGGGAAGCGGTTCATGTTCGTGGGTGACTCGCTGAACCGCAACCAGTGGGAGTCCATGGTGTGCCTGGTGCAGTCGGCAGTCTCGCCGGGGAAGAAGTACGTCTCTTGGGAGGGCCAGCGCGTCGTCTTCCACGCCTGGGTGCGTCGTCTCCGTTCCCCCCCTCGATCCCTTTTCTGCCTGCTTTACGATTCGTGCCATCCAGTATAATAATCCTCGACGGTTAGTAGCCGGGCCCACGGGTTCCTTCGATAATACTACCGCAAGCAATTCGTTCGAGTTTCCACGCAGGCAGCCGTTTATTTTCAACCGTGACGCGTGCCCGTTGGTGACGGCTAGCTTAGCTAGGTGCACCAACCTCGTGTCGTGTCGCGTTTCCCTGGACCTGGACGACGGGGCCGTCGCTGACCAGGCCGCCGGCAGCcgtgtgtgcgtgtgtgtgtttCCTTCCTCGAATCGAAATAAACTAACGAACCGGCTGGGTGCTGAAATAAAATGCTGCAGGAGTACAACGCGACGGTGGAGTTCTACTGGGCGCCGTTCCTGGTGGAGTCGAACTCGGACGACCCCAAGATCCACAGCATCCAGCACCGGATCATCAAGGCGGACACGATCGGGGCGCACGCCGACAACTGGCGCGGCGTCGACTACCTCGTCTTCAACACCTACATCTGGTGGATGAACACGCTGGACATGAAAGTCATGTACGTACGACACGTCAGTTTCGTGTGCCGGCCGGCCGCGGCCGGCGCCGCCCCGTGCAGTCGATCGATCTCTGCATGCATGCGCGGACACGACCCCGTTTGACACGAGCGCGCGGCCACGAAAGGGAAATGACTTGATCGTTTACATATTTGCAGGAGACCGGGCGCCAAGAGCTGGGAGGAGCATGACGAGGTGGTGCGGATCGAGGCGTACCGGAAGGTGCTCACGACGTGGGCGAACTGGGTGAACGACAACATTgacccggcgcgcacgtccgTCTTCTTCATGAGCATGTCCCCTCTCCATATCAGGTACTATATACTagtacatttttatttatttaattatttatccCCACCCGATTTTTTTATGTCCTTTATTATTCTCGTGCGTAGCATTTCGATTTCATAGTACAGTACCCCCTACTTTAAGCTTGAACAACGAACAAGTACGCACGATAGGATCTAAGGGCAAAGCACGCACACGGTGTTCACGCTCATCTGGCCAAGTCAACAGTGCAGAAACGTAATGCTACTagctagtactccctccatcctaaattgtaagtcgtttgactttttttactccaagtttgaccactcgtcttattcaaaaaaatttgtgcaaatatagtcaaatttaagtcactcttgaagaacttttattaataaaccaatacacaacaaaaaaaaagtaatattttgtataaaactttaaataagacgagtggtcaaacttgatattaaaaaagtcaaacgacttacaatttggaatggattgaGTAGTAGTTAGCCACATGTAGTAGTAACTCTTAATTAGCGTCCCGACGCATCACGCGTACGTGTGGGCGCACCAGAGCATGTACAGTAAAGGGCAAGGTACAGTACATGTACATGGCTGCGCGTGCGTGGTGGTGCCGGTTCCTGCCAATGCGATGCGATCCGTAGCGTAGCGCCGCATCGAGCCTAAAGAACCGTGCTTCCTGTGTGGGTGCATCCTCCTAGTCCTACATGGTTTGGTGGCGGAGTGGGCGCGCGCGGGCCGACCCGACTGCCACGGTCGGCTCCCGTCATGCCGTTGCCGTGGGCGAAACGGCCAGCGCGCTCGCTCGCGCGGGGTCGCTGTCTCGCTGCCGGAGTCCTCGTCGAGGGAGAAGGGGCGCGTCACGTCTGGACGAGTGGTCGTTATCTTGGGCGACGGGTTTGGAAATGTCAGagtcagggccttgtttagttcgcaaaatttttaaagattctccgtcacatcgaattttgcggcacatgcatggagcattaaatatacatgaaaacaaaaactatttgcacagttcatctgtaaaccgcgagatgaatcttttgagtctagttactctataattggacaatgtttgtcaaataaaaacgaaaatgctacagtaccgtttTTCACcagtttttgcgaactgaacaaggcctcagaCGACCCCCGCCCCGCGGGTGCTCGGGTCGGGGGGTATTCAGGGTATGGGCGTACTCCATAGGTGCGCGTCCTGTGGTGACCGGGCGCCGCGAGTCTGTTTGCCCTTTTCTGTGGCATGATAAAGAACACACGCTGTTCGGCTCGGCTGTGAATTCGCGGTACTACGAGAAACGTTACCAGCAAACCAGTGCGCCTGATGCGACTTGTTGAGACCATTGATGGCGGAGGCGTGGTCCTAATGCACATAGTGGCACCGGACTACCGGTAGCCGGTTTGTTACCTATTATAAGATGTACTAGCTATATACGGAGTAGTATATATACGTACTCAAAGAAGGGTTTGACATTTTTCAGCCCACGTGTAATACGCTGCATAGTGTGGTAGCAGCCGGTCACATGTGGAGTGCCGATCCCAATGAGGAGCTACTTAGCTCTACTAGATGTCTGTTGTTTCACTTCATACTCCAGTACGTACACTTTTTTGTGCACGGTAACAGATGGTAAACGCGACTTTTTAGACGTTACTTGGATCAGCAccttccctcctcctcctcctcctcctcctcctcccggtTATTATCAATAATAAGTACACTTTAGGAGTATACTACGTGGTCAAGAGACTTGCGTCACAAAACTGTCACGGCCCTTTAAATTTCAATCAATTTGGGTTGCTGTCAGGCGACTATATTATAGGAGGAGTACTGTTCTTTCTactattaaaaaaaaagaaattataGTAGTATTGTACTCAGCGCGCTGTCCGTGCACGTTGCGATTACAGTACGTACTGTGTGGCTTGTGGGAGGGCAGGATGCACACAGTTGTGCGTACCTGTCTGGTCACATGGGCCATCGAATTATTTGCACGAACCAAACTAACCAGATGTGCCGAACCTTCCAATCGATTCTCCCTTGGCCGCCGGCTGCTGCTGCGATCCGTGATTAACCCCATGATGCGCCAATGATCATGATCGACTAGCGACGTAGTACCGTAGTTGTTGCATCACGGCCCACGGGGTTAAGAAAAAGCTCGGTCGCTACTGCAGTTGGCATCGGTTGGCGCAACGTTCTGAGAACTACTACTATTATACATTTCTTATCCCGTGGCCGGAATTTTAGGATCTTAGAGAACAGTTTTCAAATTGGTCGAATTATCAATTCAAAACCTGATCTGTCTGTGAGACTGCGATCACGTTGCAGCCTGAAGATTGGGGGTGGATGAGATGAAAGTCTCCTTATCTGACGATCGATAAATCCTACTGTACTTGCATCTGacgctttgttttttttttttttctagttGCGTAGTTCAGGCTCAAAGCTCAATCCTCTCCTTAGAGTCAGCACCCAAGCTCTTAATTAGTATCCGTCTCCAGTATTGTATTTGCATAATACAGTATTTATTTAGCATACGCAGTGCCAGTGCTAAATTAATTATTGGCTGCATCACACACTGACAAACGAATGGCCACACGCGGCTCGGCTACTAGTAGGATTATTTCAAACGGGAAGGTTGCGTTGGTCTGGTCACCTATCGCAACGGCCAATCCCATCCGTTTGACAACGATCTGGCCAAGTTGGCCCGGGGATGACGCCTTACGAAAGCTCACTCACCTAAAGCATCCAGGAACCAAaagaaaactaaaaagaaaattaAGGAGGGTGACCTATCAGGGAAGTGATGGATGTTTAGGTTCCGTGAAGCAAACCACTTTGAATTGCCAGAGTTGTAGTACACTTTTTTTTTAGTCAAGAGGTTCTCCATTTGTCTTTGGCGGTTGTTTTATGCAACAAGGTGTGGAGTAGCTAGCCAGAAGCACTGTAGAGAGGTTCGCTCCGATGTGCTGGCTGAAACTGAAAATACTGAATGCATCAAACCGGCCACGGCGTGTTGTTGTCACTGGCCGGCTGCCCGGCCGCAGAGCAGGGGTGCTCTGGTAGAGTCTTTGGTCCTTTGAAGTGGAAAAGATCGGTATCAAGGACGAACGCGCGTGCGtagctgaggccttgtttagttccaaaattttttggaaaattgacactgtagcactttcgtttgtatttgataaatattgttcaatcatggactaactaggctcaaaagattcgtctcgtcaattccgaccaaactgtataattagtttttgttttcgtctatatttaatacttcatgcatgcgtctaaagatttgatgtgacgggaaatctgaaaaattttacaaaattttctagaaactaaacaaggcctgaatccaAATTGTGGACTGTTTCATTAGCGATTGCGTCCACGGACGGAGCAATACCTAGCCTGGAGTAGTTGGAGCCATGTCACGTCGAAAGATACAGTTGAGGCTCCGCGAACCAGAGAACAAGTTACGATAGCGGCGAGAAAGCTAGCAACTTACCACAACGCGTGTTTCGCAATTAAAAATTCACATCAAGCAGAATCGGGATCGATTTTTTTTTACCGGTCTGCATTTCTTTTCGAAGGGTGCTGTGAAATGGCAAATTCAGCGTACTCcaaactgaggccttgtttagttcacccaaaaaccaaaatctgttcaagattcttcatcacatcgaatcttacgccacatgcatggagtattaaatttagatgaaaataaaaactaattgcacagtttactgaTAATGAGATgagtcttttaaacctagttactttatgattggataatgtttgtcaaataaaaacaaaagtgctacagtttcgaaaacttttcacttttcgcaactaaacaaggcctgacaaaatgttttatttcctttttgtaATAATAACAGCCCGCAGGTGTGGGGCAACCCGGACGGGATCCGTTGCGCCAAGGAGACGATGCCGCTGCTGGAGTGGCACGGCCCGCTGTGGCTGGGCATGGACTGGGACATGTTCCACCAGGCGAAGAACGTCTCCCGGCGGGCGTCGCCGCGGGTGCCCATCACCTTCGTGGACATCACCACCATGTCGGAGCGGCGCAAGGACGGGCACACCTCGGTGCACACCATCCGGCAGGGCAAGGTGCTGGGCCCCGAGGAGCAGGCCGACCCGGGCACCTACGCCGACTGCATCCACTGGTGCCTCCCCGGCGTGCCCGACATCTGGAACCTCGTGCTCTACACACGGATACTCTCAAGGCCTGCACTCCACTTCGATTCATAGGCTGCAGAGGACAGATCGCCAATTCGATTCATACGCTGCGTTTggatggcaatggcaatggcatgGCTGGTGggctatacacacacacacacacaaccatCGTCGGTTCAGAAAGGAAAATTTtctcctccttttcttcttcttcttcatattCTCTCTGGCCTTTTTCCATGACGAAAGAtgcctttgtttgtttgtttgtttattaAATATATAGGGGTGGTATAGGTCAGTCAAGTGAAAAAGAGACTGTAAATGGGCGGGCTGTGTGATTAACTGCCCCAGATCGATGGAAATGTACATTCGGGGTAACAAAAGCTGGAATGAAAAGAGATGAACAAAACAAGTAGAAACGAGCACTCGAATTTTTCCACGAAAACGAAACGGGCACTCGCATGCGTCCACCGGTCCACCCTGACCCGCAGCAGAGAGTCGTTGCCCTCGTGGGGGGCGCCTTTTAGCGTAGGTTTGTGTGGATGTCTTGTCGTGGCGCACTCTTTTGCACGGACGGGCACGGGAGGCAGATTGAAAGGTGGTGGAGTTGGAGGCCCTTTTCAGCAGGTGGCCGGTCCTGCCTGGCTGCCTCATTCGTTTTGTTGAACAGCTCCCTGATCCAGCTGCGAAGGCCGAGCGAGCGAACCATGAGAGAACGAGAAACGGACACCGGCGGAGGTTGAGGGAAGGTGCCGTGCGGAGGTGGTCATCATGTCGTTGCTGGAGCGTGCGCGCTGGACGGGAGACTGGACTCAATTCGGCCAGGTTCTGCGCTGCTTTTGGCGTTCGCTGTGGCACTCAAACTCCCGTATCTCCTTTGCCATGAACGGATGGACCTGTGGCGGTGGTAGACTAGTAGACTGCGAGACAATGAGGGAGAGGACTTGCATTCTTTTTGGACGGTACTAGTAGAAAGCAAGGACGTAGCATGCTCTTTCTTACACTgactccaacaatcgtcaccaaaAATACAAAACTCATTTATCATTTAGGTGGAGATATAGTTAAAAGGTTACATACTTATTTTTAgttttctccaacaacaagatatAAAAAGACATCACTCTCTGCAGATGAgtttcgaggagagaggatacttaAATTTAAGTTATGTCTCTCATAATACCCAAAagatactctgttggaggctatatgtATTACGTTGAAGACCCATTTTGAGTTTGGGTTTCCAAATCGGTCTCCTATCGGAGACACCCTCAGAGATAGTAGAAAGTAGTTAGTACTTCATTCCTCCTAGAAAAAGAATTACTAATTTTAGTTGGAGTAATGCAGAGTCATTTTTTTttgagtttgaccaaaattttaaaaatatattaatatttatgatactaaaTTATTTAttgtcatgaaatatttataacaCAAAATAGCTATACCACGAAAAACATTCAAGCTAAATCTAATAGTTATTGAGTAAAATAAATATTAACACTTTCAATGTAAACTCGATTAAATTTAGAATTATTTGACTCCACATTATGTTCAAATTATTGTACACTCATCGCGTATAAAAAAAAGTATACATCTTGCATTTTTTAGTGGTCCAATACATATAAAATGTACTAATATGTATGATACCAAATAAACACtaagataaatatatttatatagtaaCTATTTTGGAGatccaaaaaataatactatttttatatatttatttaaatttaaaatTGATTGACTCGAAATGTGAAATATTACGAAGGGAGTGCTGTTTTTCCGGACAAATGTAGTAGTACGGTGAGCAGTATGGTGACTTTGGGCATCGGATGTCACGGCCTGTACTTTCAGGCGGCTAACCACCCACAGGAGGACAGGGTGAGAGTAAGCATGCTACTTGGGCTCACTAACGTGCATAGCTTGTTGGTTGTACGATACTTAAACTCTGATCTCTCTTTTCTCTTCTCGTATTCACATGAGTATTATCTTGGATATAAGCTTATTATTATATTTGCTCTTAGCCTCGAGATAAAAAGGTCCATTATTCCACGATCACACCTCTTCATATTCCTTTGGTCACTTTGACACTGTCGAAAAAAATATATCATTCTGCAAGCCACCATTCTCTCTAGATAGCATCTGAGCCTATATGTTCTAATGAGTAATGACTAACGAGACCACCAGCTGACTCAAGCACGCCCTTATGCCAAGCATTttctatagataaaaaataatatccATGAAAAACGTCAGAACGGGAGTAAGAAAATATCTGCTCAGCATGCTACTCTCTACATCCAAAATTATAAATCAAAATTGAGATCTTTTAACTCTCCAAAAATTcttagaataacttataatttgaatgGATAAAGTAGTTCGGTAGTTCCTTCATTTcacttcttaggccttgtttggtttcaaaaaattttacaaaatagacacacaacactttcatttttatttgacaaatattatccaatcattgactaattagactcaaaagattcatctcacaaattacatgtaatttgtgcaattagttagttcttttatctatatttaatgtttaatgcatgtgccgcaagattcaatgtg from Sorghum bicolor cultivar BTx623 chromosome 3, Sorghum_bicolor_NCBIv3, whole genome shotgun sequence encodes the following:
- the LOC8057747 gene encoding protein trichome birefringence-like 28 is translated as MSLAGRRKSSSLAGAGAGADAFGAKHAVTSLRKGGRLPVYVASVFFVLCVIVMYGEDIRSLTIEPLTRVPPVLTVPAATTGGAAAAGAGGRQVVVPRRDISASEKPAAALHHSEQEKPKHAVTTTTTTTEPAPVAVVEKPPQDKVDTTKQSKKKTSSKKKAKKKPRRQRAAKKTVVPPALGVPETCDLSKGRWVFDNTSYPLYREEECQFLTSQVTCMKNGRRDDTYQKWRWQPKDCSMPRFDAKLFMERLRGKRFMFVGDSLNRNQWESMVCLVQSAVSPGKKYVSWEGQRVVFHAWEYNATVEFYWAPFLVESNSDDPKIHSIQHRIIKADTIGAHADNWRGVDYLVFNTYIWWMNTLDMKVMRPGAKSWEEHDEVVRIEAYRKVLTTWANWVNDNIDPARTSVFFMSMSPLHISPQVWGNPDGIRCAKETMPLLEWHGPLWLGMDWDMFHQAKNVSRRASPRVPITFVDITTMSERRKDGHTSVHTIRQGKVLGPEEQADPGTYADCIHWCLPGVPDIWNLVLYTRILSRPALHFDS